Proteins encoded by one window of Bacteroidia bacterium:
- a CDS encoding methylmalonyl-CoA mutase family protein — MQESKIYSPKHKIRIVTAASLFDGHDAAINIMRRIIQSSGAEVIHLGHDRSAQEVVECAIQEDANAIAMTSYQGGHMEYFKYMYDLLKERDCGHIKIFGGGGGTILPEEINELQDYGIARIYHPDDGRAMGLQGMINDMLQKCDFATGVNLNGEIKELTKKNSKSIARLISCAENNHSEFEKLYPEITSSISNKAKQSPVLGITGTGGAGKSSIVDELVRRFLLEFKDKSIAIISIDPSKRKTGGALLGDRIRMNSIRNTRVYMRSLATRQSNLALSRHVKEALDIVKAAQFDLIILETSGIGQSDTEITEHSDASLYVMTPEYGAATQLEKIDMLDFADLIALNKFDKRGAMDALRDVKKQYKRNHKLFDIDDDKVPVFGTIASQFNDPGMNQLYKSVMNTIAAKTGADLKSDYHTTEEMSEKVFIIPPHRTRYLSEISENNRHYNQWVEEQSDLAQKLYSLYESMQIIKGAAAEELKKQYDMLERSFDGNNKKLLDDFPAKKEEYSKDYYEFKVRDKVLKIKTFDESLSHNKIPKVAFPKFKAWGDLLKWILQENVPGEFPFTAGVFRFKREGEDPTRMFAGEGCPERTNKRFHYVSLGMPAKRLSTAFDSVTLYGNDPDHRPDIYGKIGNSGVSVCCLDDAKKLYSGFNLCDPATSVSMTINGPASIIAAYFMNAAIDQQCEIYIRQNGLEKEVEKKIADEFSKSKSIRPQYNYEIPEGNNSLGLMLLGITGDKVLPKDVYDKIKTDTLKQVRGTVQADILKEDQAQNTCIFSTEFSLRLMGDMQQYFIDKAIRNFYSVSISGYHIAEAGANPISQLAFTLSNGFTYVEYYLSRGMDINSFAPNLSFFFSNGIDAEYSVIGRVARRIWAKAMKLKYKANERSQMLKYHIQTSGRSLHAQEIDFNDIRTTLQALYAIYDNCNSLHTNAYDEAITTPTEESVRRAMAIQLIINRELGLAKNENPLQGSFIIEELTDLVEQAVLSEFDRITERGGVLGAMETMYQRGKIQEESLYYESLKHTGAYPIIGVNTFLSSKGSPTILPKEVIRATEEEKQQQIATLKNLHARYVSTAPELLHDLQLTAIHNQNMFEKLMEVSKYCSLGQITNALFEVGGQYRRNM; from the coding sequence ATGCAGGAGTCAAAAATTTATTCCCCAAAACATAAAATCCGTATTGTAACTGCCGCATCGCTTTTTGACGGTCACGATGCTGCCATAAACATTATGCGCAGAATCATTCAGTCAAGTGGTGCAGAGGTTATCCATCTTGGTCACGACAGAAGTGCACAAGAGGTTGTGGAATGTGCCATTCAGGAAGATGCTAATGCCATTGCTATGACAAGCTATCAGGGTGGACACATGGAATATTTTAAATACATGTATGATTTGCTGAAAGAAAGAGACTGTGGCCATATAAAAATATTTGGTGGCGGTGGTGGCACTATTTTACCGGAAGAAATCAACGAGCTTCAGGACTATGGCATTGCACGCATCTATCATCCTGATGATGGACGTGCTATGGGTTTACAGGGCATGATTAACGACATGCTCCAAAAATGCGACTTTGCCACAGGAGTAAACCTTAATGGAGAAATAAAAGAACTGACTAAAAAAAATTCCAAGTCCATTGCTCGACTTATTTCATGCGCAGAAAATAACCATTCGGAATTTGAAAAACTTTATCCTGAAATTACTTCTTCTATCTCAAACAAAGCCAAACAAAGTCCGGTATTAGGCATTACAGGAACCGGTGGTGCAGGCAAATCATCTATTGTTGATGAACTGGTAAGAAGATTTTTGTTGGAGTTTAAAGACAAAAGTATTGCCATCATTTCTATTGACCCCAGTAAACGCAAAACCGGAGGCGCATTGCTTGGCGACCGTATCAGAATGAACAGCATTCGAAATACAAGAGTATATATGCGCTCACTTGCAACACGTCAGAGCAATCTTGCGCTCAGTCGTCATGTAAAAGAAGCATTGGATATTGTCAAAGCTGCACAGTTCGATCTGATTATTTTAGAAACATCCGGTATTGGCCAAAGCGATACAGAAATTACAGAACATAGCGATGCGAGTTTGTATGTGATGACACCTGAATACGGTGCAGCAACACAGCTGGAAAAAATTGACATGCTAGATTTTGCCGACCTCATTGCGTTAAACAAGTTTGATAAACGCGGAGCAATGGATGCACTGCGTGATGTAAAAAAACAATACAAGAGAAATCATAAGTTGTTTGATATTGATGATGATAAAGTTCCTGTCTTTGGAACCATTGCATCACAATTTAACGACCCGGGCATGAATCAACTTTATAAGTCGGTGATGAACACCATTGCAGCAAAAACCGGAGCTGATTTAAAGAGCGACTATCACACTACGGAAGAGATGAGCGAAAAAGTATTTATCATTCCTCCGCATCGCACACGCTATCTTTCAGAAATTTCAGAAAACAACCGTCACTACAATCAATGGGTAGAAGAGCAAAGTGATTTGGCGCAGAAGCTTTATTCACTCTACGAAAGCATGCAAATAATTAAAGGTGCTGCTGCGGAAGAGCTGAAAAAGCAATATGATATGCTTGAGCGCAGCTTCGATGGTAACAACAAAAAACTTCTCGATGATTTTCCTGCCAAAAAAGAAGAGTACAGTAAAGATTATTACGAATTTAAAGTGCGTGATAAAGTTTTAAAAATAAAAACATTTGATGAGTCGCTTTCGCACAACAAAATTCCTAAGGTAGCCTTTCCGAAGTTCAAAGCATGGGGCGATTTGCTGAAATGGATATTGCAGGAAAATGTTCCAGGTGAGTTTCCTTTTACGGCAGGTGTATTTCGTTTTAAGCGCGAAGGCGAAGACCCAACACGAATGTTTGCAGGTGAAGGATGCCCCGAGCGCACGAACAAACGTTTCCATTATGTTTCATTAGGCATGCCGGCCAAACGACTTAGTACGGCATTCGACAGTGTGACACTCTATGGCAACGACCCTGATCACCGTCCGGATATTTATGGAAAAATCGGAAATAGTGGTGTCAGCGTATGTTGTCTTGACGATGCAAAAAAACTTTACAGCGGTTTTAACCTTTGCGACCCGGCTACTTCTGTATCAATGACCATTAATGGTCCGGCATCTATCATAGCTGCCTATTTTATGAATGCAGCTATAGATCAGCAATGCGAAATATATATCAGGCAAAATGGATTAGAAAAAGAAGTTGAGAAAAAAATTGCCGATGAATTTTCAAAAAGTAAATCAATCCGACCTCAATACAATTACGAAATTCCTGAAGGAAACAACTCACTTGGTCTCATGCTGCTGGGTATTACCGGTGACAAAGTGCTGCCAAAAGATGTTTATGATAAAATAAAAACCGATACACTGAAACAAGTTCGCGGCACCGTTCAGGCCGATATTCTAAAAGAGGATCAAGCACAAAACACTTGCATTTTCTCTACAGAATTTTCGCTAAGGCTGATGGGTGATATGCAACAATACTTTATTGATAAGGCCATTCGTAATTTTTATTCCGTCTCCATCAGTGGCTATCATATTGCCGAAGCCGGTGCCAATCCTATTTCACAGCTTGCATTTACATTGAGTAATGGCTTTACTTATGTGGAATATTATTTAAGTCGTGGCATGGACATCAATTCTTTTGCGCCTAATCTTTCTTTCTTTTTCTCCAACGGCATTGACGCTGAATATTCTGTTATCGGACGTGTAGCAAGGCGTATCTGGGCTAAAGCAATGAAATTAAAATACAAAGCCAATGAACGCTCGCAGATGCTCAAATATCATATACAAACTTCAGGCAGAAGTTTGCATGCCCAGGAAATTGACTTCAACGACATCAGAACAACACTGCAAGCTTTGTACGCAATCTATGACAACTGCAATTCACTTCACACCAATGCTTATGATGAAGCTATTACCACACCAACAGAAGAAAGTGTGCGCAGGGCAATGGCTATACAACTTATCATTAACCGGGAGTTAGGTCTTGCCAAAAACGAAAATCCATTGCAAGGCTCGTTTATCATCGAAGAGCTTACCGATTTGGTTGAGCAAGCAGTGCTATCAGAATTCGATCGTATTACGGAGCGTGGTGGCGTTTTGGGTGCCATGGAAACCATGTATCAGCGTGGAAAAATTCAAGAAGAAAGTCTTTATTACGAATCGTTAAAACACACTGGTGCTTATCCTATTATTGGAGTAAACACATTTTTATCAAGCAAAGGCTCACCTACCATTTTACCTAAAGAAGTAATTCGTGCAACAGAGGAAGAAAAGCAACAACAGATTGCTACATTAAAAAACTTGCATGCACGTTATGTATCAACAGCTCCTGAATTGTTGCACGACTTACAACTCACTGCCATACACAATCAAAATATGTTTGAAAAGTTGATGGAAGTAAGTAAGTATTGTTCTTTAGGACAAATCACCAATGCACTGTTTGAAGTTGGAGGGCAGTATAGGCGCAATATGTGA
- the lpdA gene encoding dihydrolipoyl dehydrogenase: protein MNFDLIIIGSGPGGYVAAIRASQLGLKTAIIEKENLGGICLNWGCIPTKALLKSASVFEYLSHASDYGITVEGGKADFNAVIKRSRGVADGMSKGVQFLMKKNKIEVINGYGKVKPGKSVEVTAADGSKKTYTTSHIILATGARSRELPNLKQDGKNIIGYREAMSLPEQPKSMVVVGSGAIGVEFAYFYNAMGTKVTVVEFMPNIVPVEDEEVSKQLERSLKKVGIEIMTSSSVESVTVSGSTCSVKVKSAKGESVITCEKVLSAVGITTNIENIGLEECGIITDKGKVVVNDFYQTNIPGIYAIGDIVKGQALAHVASAEGIICVEKIAGHHPQPLDYNNIPGCTYCTPEIASVGMTEKAAKEAGIGIKVGKFPFSASGKAKAGGQSDGFVKLIFDEKYGELLGAHLIGANVTEMIAELVLARKLETTGHEIIKAVHPHPTMSEAIMEAAAAAYNEVIHL, encoded by the coding sequence ATGAATTTTGATTTAATCATTATAGGAAGTGGCCCCGGAGGGTATGTAGCTGCAATCAGAGCATCACAATTAGGTCTTAAAACCGCAATTATAGAAAAAGAAAACCTGGGTGGCATTTGTCTGAACTGGGGATGTATTCCTACCAAGGCATTACTTAAAAGTGCCAGTGTTTTTGAATACCTGAGCCATGCCTCCGATTATGGAATTACTGTTGAAGGTGGCAAGGCCGATTTCAATGCTGTTATAAAAAGAAGTCGTGGTGTAGCTGACGGCATGAGCAAAGGCGTTCAGTTTCTGATGAAAAAAAATAAAATTGAAGTCATCAATGGCTATGGGAAAGTAAAACCGGGAAAAAGTGTAGAAGTTACAGCAGCCGATGGCAGCAAAAAAACATATACGACATCACACATTATTCTTGCAACAGGAGCACGATCACGCGAGTTGCCAAACCTAAAGCAAGACGGTAAAAACATAATTGGTTACCGCGAAGCAATGAGCCTGCCCGAGCAACCCAAATCAATGGTAGTTGTTGGCTCAGGTGCTATTGGTGTTGAGTTTGCCTACTTCTACAATGCTATGGGCACAAAAGTTACTGTGGTAGAATTTATGCCGAATATTGTTCCTGTAGAGGACGAAGAAGTGAGTAAGCAATTAGAGCGTTCATTGAAAAAAGTCGGCATTGAAATAATGACAAGCAGCTCAGTGGAATCGGTTACGGTGAGTGGCTCAACATGCAGTGTAAAAGTAAAATCTGCCAAAGGCGAATCTGTAATTACCTGCGAAAAAGTACTTTCTGCAGTTGGTATTACCACCAATATTGAAAACATTGGTCTTGAAGAGTGCGGCATCATTACCGATAAAGGTAAGGTGGTTGTGAATGATTTTTATCAGACCAACATACCAGGCATTTACGCAATAGGTGATATTGTGAAAGGTCAGGCACTTGCACATGTGGCCTCTGCAGAAGGAATTATCTGTGTTGAAAAAATTGCAGGACATCACCCACAGCCTCTCGATTACAATAATATTCCCGGATGCACCTATTGCACGCCAGAAATTGCCTCTGTTGGCATGACAGAAAAAGCTGCAAAAGAGGCAGGCATAGGAATAAAGGTTGGTAAATTTCCATTCAGTGCTTCAGGAAAAGCAAAAGCCGGAGGGCAAAGTGATGGGTTTGTTAAACTGATTTTTGATGAAAAATATGGCGAGTTGCTTGGTGCCCATCTGATAGGCGCTAATGTTACTGAAATGATTGCAGAATTGGTTCTGGCCCGTAAATTAGAAACAACAGGTCATGAAATAATCAAAGCTGTTCACCCACACCCTACCATGAGCGAAGCAATCATGGAAGCTGCCGCTGCCGCCTACAATGAGGTAATACATTTGTAA
- a CDS encoding methionine-R-sulfoxide reductase encodes MKIKVFNIVLVVLMVMWQLSTAQNSKKMEYNKLTPQEEKVLLFKATDRPFTGDYYLKKDIGTYVCRRCNAALYRSADKFEAHCGWPSFDDEIKGSVKRIPDADGMRTEIVCSNCGGHLGHVFLGEGFTAKNTRHCVNTSSLKFIPAGTPLPEVIKR; translated from the coding sequence ATGAAAATCAAAGTATTTAATATTGTCTTAGTTGTCTTGATGGTTATGTGGCAACTGAGCACAGCACAAAACAGTAAAAAAATGGAATATAATAAATTGACTCCTCAGGAAGAGAAAGTTTTGTTGTTTAAAGCAACCGACAGGCCTTTTACCGGTGATTATTATCTTAAAAAAGATATAGGAACTTATGTATGTCGCAGATGTAATGCAGCACTTTATAGAAGTGCAGATAAATTTGAGGCGCATTGTGGCTGGCCTAGCTTTGATGATGAAATTAAAGGCTCGGTAAAACGTATTCCTGATGCTGATGGCATGCGTACAGAAATTGTTTGCAGTAATTGTGGGGGACATTTAGGTCATGTTTTTTTAGGCGAAGGATTTACAGCTAAAAATACCAGACATTGTGTAAATACCAGCTCTCTGAAATTTATACCTGCAGGAACACCACTGCCTGAGGTAATAAAAAGGTAG
- a CDS encoding PQQ-dependent sugar dehydrogenase has protein sequence MRFSASISILLLSIVMFSQTLAQPQVNIVEFANGIYGKTSELATNGDGRMYAATQLGYIYIISPGGAVDTVPFLDINHKVTPTSLSNTGEQGLLGLAFSPNYATDSSFYICYTNKTGHGNSVLARYKRSANPNVADTASAEIIFALAQPYTNHNGGCLKFGNDGYLYFALGDGGDVGDPGNRAQNMNMFFGKILRIDVSQPGAYTIPSTNPFFGVMNVKNEIWSSGFRNPWKFSFDRLTHDMWIGDVGQDVWEEIDFQTVSSSGGENYGWRCYEGFVAYNTSVGCTGNYVSPVHAYSHASTGGCSVTGGFVYRGTAYPALYGYYFFADFCNGTIYALDPNNGNAVTVAGTFPGRAFSTFGENDNGELFIADLMNQKVYQITDTTTSISEYANELSHASVSFNQKEQSLQLALTSKSKNQANLNLYDLKGVLIATWKLSLKSGGNTFNLPISLNAGIYLSNITYGKASLNIKIPVIK, from the coding sequence ATGAGATTTTCCGCAAGCATTTCTATTTTACTTCTAAGCATAGTTATGTTTAGTCAAACTTTGGCGCAGCCACAGGTAAATATTGTTGAATTTGCCAATGGCATCTATGGCAAAACATCTGAACTTGCCACCAATGGCGATGGCAGAATGTATGCAGCAACACAACTAGGATATATTTATATTATTAGTCCCGGAGGGGCTGTTGACACTGTTCCATTTTTAGACATTAACCATAAAGTAACCCCAACATCACTAAGTAATACTGGCGAACAAGGCTTATTAGGTCTTGCCTTTAGTCCTAATTATGCTACCGACAGTAGCTTTTACATTTGCTATACAAACAAAACCGGTCATGGCAATAGTGTTCTTGCCCGTTACAAAAGAAGCGCTAACCCTAACGTTGCAGATACTGCAAGTGCAGAAATAATATTTGCATTAGCACAGCCTTATACCAACCACAATGGTGGCTGTTTGAAATTTGGTAATGATGGTTATTTATATTTCGCGCTTGGTGATGGTGGCGATGTTGGTGATCCGGGTAACAGAGCACAAAACATGAATATGTTTTTCGGTAAAATATTAAGGATAGATGTTTCACAACCTGGTGCATATACCATTCCATCAACCAATCCTTTCTTTGGAGTTATGAATGTTAAGAATGAAATATGGTCAAGCGGGTTTCGTAACCCCTGGAAATTCAGTTTCGACAGACTTACACATGACATGTGGATTGGTGATGTAGGTCAGGATGTATGGGAGGAAATAGATTTCCAAACTGTCAGTTCTTCCGGTGGCGAAAATTACGGATGGCGTTGCTATGAAGGTTTTGTAGCATACAATACAAGTGTAGGATGTACCGGGAATTATGTTTCACCTGTCCACGCCTATAGTCATGCTTCAACAGGTGGATGTTCTGTTACAGGCGGATTTGTATATCGTGGCACTGCCTACCCTGCGCTATATGGATATTATTTCTTTGCCGATTTCTGTAATGGAACAATTTATGCATTAGATCCAAACAACGGCAATGCCGTTACCGTTGCCGGAACTTTTCCCGGGCGTGCATTCAGCACCTTTGGTGAAAATGATAATGGCGAATTATTTATTGCAGATTTGATGAATCAGAAGGTATATCAGATTACAGACACTACCACTTCAATTTCTGAATATGCGAATGAACTAAGTCATGCATCAGTGTCTTTCAATCAAAAAGAACAGTCTCTTCAATTGGCTTTAACTTCTAAAAGCAAGAATCAGGCAAACCTTAATCTCTATGATCTAAAAGGTGTTTTAATTGCAACGTGGAAACTGAGTTTAAAATCAGGAGGCAACACATTTAACTTACCTATTAGCCTTAACGCAGGAATTTATTTAAGCAACATTACTTATGGTAAGGCTTCGCTCAACATAAAAATACCGGTAATAAAATAA
- a CDS encoding gliding motility-associated C-terminal domain-containing protein, which produces MKKIFLLLFISTITISAGFSQSCFTINSILVDACGSPEGENEMVRFTVGASPLQVSSLNVTWPNTSLNFLGICQNATTTQKVADLNATIQSCGYLLEPSNDILPENSKVILITSENFNTAFNSFANLTDTMYVIFQCVGNTQGHFRNFSSTVTTPRILTMNFGAVCTQSVSYYPNLLINQFGQLDTAAQDGSSVGYDSLGNATYYNNGCQAPIISLTATLQSSAITVCSGNTVTLTASNLTGNYSGYFWSGGNGTLATPNNLVTTYQTNATFTGTDTIQFSMLGQCNDTITSNIYLIVQNGQPASITGPSTVCTGDSITLTASSGTAYQWSNGATTQSITVLNPGSYTVTVTGTCGTPTATATISGGTAPNITVTPGTNVSICAGQSVTLAASGATSYLWSTGDTTSSISVNTAGTYTVSSSNACGTSSVTINVTQTTTPIVNITSNSGTEICPGQSLTLTASGASTYIWSGGQTTQSITISAAGTYTVTGTSSCGTASNTITITAGSVPSISVSPGTSVNICSGQSATLTASGATTYLWSTGANTASINVSTAGNYTVTSSNTCGSDTVVVNVTVTNTPSVSVTSTATVICPGQSVTLTASGASSYSWSGGQTGNSITVSTAGVYTVTGTSTCGTASANVNLAQGAVPVALITAPSTILCNNGTLTLTATGGDSYQWSNGTTAASTTINAPGIYVVTATNTCGSDTANFTITSTTIDANFTASVYNGQAPLTVDFTNNSLNFTSGSWAFGDGNSSTNNNASNIFNYGGTFNVVLTVTDNAGCTDTASAIIEVVDDSLIIPNVITPNNDGKNDVFIYNSTAIKSAETTIFNRWGKKVTSYSDWKNGWDAKDNHAGVYYYEIEIQLHNGTSKKYHGALNVIK; this is translated from the coding sequence ATGAAAAAGATTTTTCTACTACTTTTTATCAGTACCATAACCATTTCAGCAGGTTTTAGCCAAAGCTGCTTTACAATTAACAGCATTCTTGTAGATGCCTGTGGGTCACCCGAAGGCGAAAATGAAATGGTTCGCTTTACTGTTGGGGCTTCACCTTTACAAGTAAGCTCATTAAATGTTACATGGCCGAATACAAGTCTTAATTTTTTGGGTATCTGTCAAAATGCTACTACAACACAAAAAGTAGCTGATTTGAATGCTACTATTCAATCATGTGGCTATCTGCTCGAACCATCAAATGATATTTTACCTGAAAACAGTAAGGTTATATTAATTACCAGTGAGAATTTTAACACTGCATTTAATTCTTTTGCTAATCTGACAGATACCATGTATGTTATTTTTCAATGTGTCGGAAACACACAAGGGCATTTCAGAAACTTTTCTTCAACAGTTACGACACCACGCATTTTAACTATGAATTTTGGAGCGGTATGCACCCAATCTGTTTCCTATTACCCTAATTTACTGATAAATCAATTTGGACAATTAGATACTGCAGCACAGGATGGTTCAAGTGTAGGATATGACTCTCTAGGAAATGCAACATATTACAATAATGGTTGTCAGGCACCGATTATTTCTTTAACGGCAACATTACAAAGTAGTGCCATAACAGTTTGCTCCGGCAATACAGTTACACTAACGGCAAGTAACCTTACCGGAAATTATTCGGGGTATTTCTGGAGTGGCGGCAATGGCACTTTAGCTACACCTAATAATCTTGTCACAACCTATCAAACCAATGCAACCTTTACAGGAACAGACACCATTCAATTTTCCATGCTTGGTCAATGTAATGACACTATCACAAGTAACATATACTTAATTGTACAGAATGGTCAGCCTGCATCCATAACCGGACCTTCAACTGTTTGTACAGGCGACAGCATAACATTGACTGCATCTTCAGGAACAGCATACCAATGGAGCAACGGTGCAACAACGCAGTCCATTACCGTATTAAATCCCGGATCTTATACAGTTACGGTGACCGGAACCTGTGGAACACCTACAGCAACTGCCACCATTTCAGGGGGCACTGCTCCTAACATTACCGTTACACCTGGAACGAATGTTAGCATTTGTGCAGGACAGTCAGTAACCTTAGCTGCTTCAGGGGCAACAAGCTATCTGTGGTCAACCGGGGATACAACATCATCAATTTCTGTAAACACAGCTGGGACCTATACTGTTAGTTCATCAAATGCTTGCGGTACATCGTCAGTAACTATCAATGTTACACAAACTACAACACCTATTGTAAACATAACTTCAAATAGTGGAACAGAAATTTGTCCGGGACAAAGTCTCACGCTCACTGCATCAGGTGCAAGCACCTATATTTGGTCAGGAGGTCAAACAACACAATCAATCACAATCAGTGCTGCCGGCACTTACACAGTAACCGGAACCAGTTCATGTGGTACTGCATCCAATACAATCACAATTACTGCAGGCAGTGTTCCTTCAATTTCAGTTTCACCGGGTACATCAGTAAATATTTGTAGCGGGCAGTCTGCAACTTTAACTGCATCAGGAGCTACAACCTATCTTTGGTCAACAGGTGCAAATACGGCTTCTATAAATGTAAGTACAGCCGGAAACTATACCGTTACATCATCAAACACATGTGGCTCTGATACTGTTGTTGTGAATGTTACTGTAACAAACACACCTTCTGTTTCTGTAACATCTACTGCAACTGTAATCTGCCCCGGACAAAGTGTTACGCTGACTGCCTCAGGTGCTTCATCCTATTCGTGGTCTGGTGGACAGACAGGAAACTCAATTACTGTCAGCACAGCAGGTGTATATACTGTTACCGGCACTTCAACCTGTGGCACTGCAAGTGCTAACGTTAATTTGGCACAAGGCGCAGTTCCTGTTGCACTAATAACAGCACCATCCACTATTCTTTGCAACAACGGTACATTAACATTAACAGCAACAGGCGGTGACAGTTACCAATGGAGCAATGGCACAACAGCAGCATCAACAACAATCAACGCTCCGGGAATTTACGTAGTTACCGCAACAAACACTTGTGGCAGCGATACTGCAAATTTTACGATTACTTCAACAACAATTGATGCAAATTTTACAGCAAGTGTTTATAACGGACAAGCTCCTCTGACAGTAGATTTCACCAACAACAGTTTAAATTTTACTTCAGGATCATGGGCGTTTGGCGATGGAAACTCTTCTACAAACAACAATGCATCTAACATTTTTAATTATGGCGGCACATTCAACGTAGTGTTAACTGTAACGGACAATGCAGGTTGTACAGACACAGCATCTGCTATTATTGAAGTTGTTGACGACTCATTAATAATTCCAAATGTTATAACTCCAAATAATGATGGAAAGAATGATGTATTTATTTACAACAGCACTGCAATAAAAAGTGCAGAAACAACAATCTTTAACCGCTGGGGTAAAAAGGTGACATCCTATTCTGACTGGAAAAACGGTTGGGATGCCAAAGATAACCACGCAGGTGTCTATTATTATGAAATAGAAATCCAATTGCATAACGGAACTTCTAAAAAATATCACGGTGCACTCAATGTCATCAAATAA
- a CDS encoding DUF5723 family protein, whose translation MKPDIMLQTFFRIKVLNRQFYLACLILFFSSFNLTLAQEMNGIAHSNFAGNMGIEMNPASIATMPYRFEFNILSGDVFFQNDYIYFPASDIPTGRFARFAPLRHEDYSDHYNKTPKNAFGNLLLKGPSAVWRNDEAAFGIHFSLRSQLSAIHVPYHLAKFLWEGSDYSPQHKTPWNSTAFSAGALVYAEAGFTFAKTILTNRQNVTTAGGTVNFLLGMSGTYINSTVLDYNFTDASLLNIKNIEVDYGHSIPNDDKNNYLHPRGAGASLNFGVQHFFNYIGQAYKPGMSGVKLKKYDLKLGLSLIDLGFIRFNGNARTFSLKNVSAVWPGFDTTKITGYEHADSVFSSKLYGDAYLSRSGNGFNMILPAAASFQADWSITPKYYLNLAVVQNIQIFDRSVTRASQVSLTPRFETRRIEVSLPMSMYQYNFFRAGIAVRYKWFVLGSDNLGWWPGLYEMNGLDFYFGFKYTSDIYDNIRFKKGKGGHCPAYK comes from the coding sequence GTGAAACCGGATATTATGTTGCAAACTTTTTTCAGGATTAAAGTGCTGAACAGGCAATTTTATTTAGCTTGTTTAATATTATTTTTCAGCAGTTTTAATCTAACCCTAGCTCAGGAAATGAATGGTATAGCACACAGTAATTTTGCAGGAAATATGGGAATTGAAATGAACCCGGCCTCCATAGCAACAATGCCATATCGCTTTGAATTTAACATACTCTCAGGAGATGTTTTTTTTCAGAATGATTATATTTACTTTCCGGCATCAGATATTCCAACAGGCAGGTTTGCAAGATTTGCTCCATTACGTCACGAAGACTATAGTGACCATTATAATAAAACACCAAAGAATGCTTTTGGTAATTTATTACTTAAAGGACCTTCTGCTGTTTGGCGAAATGACGAAGCTGCCTTCGGAATACATTTTTCTCTACGAAGTCAGCTTAGCGCTATTCATGTACCCTATCATTTAGCTAAATTTCTTTGGGAAGGAAGTGACTATAGTCCACAGCATAAGACCCCGTGGAATTCTACTGCCTTCAGTGCAGGCGCACTGGTGTATGCCGAAGCCGGTTTTACTTTTGCAAAGACAATATTAACCAACAGACAAAATGTTACAACTGCAGGTGGCACAGTAAATTTTTTATTAGGGATGAGTGGTACCTATATCAATTCAACCGTACTTGATTATAATTTTACAGATGCATCATTATTAAATATAAAAAATATTGAAGTTGACTACGGGCATTCTATTCCAAATGATGATAAAAACAATTACCTGCATCCAAGAGGTGCAGGGGCTTCACTGAACTTTGGCGTTCAACATTTTTTCAACTACATAGGGCAGGCCTATAAACCCGGAATGTCAGGAGTTAAATTGAAGAAATACGATTTGAAACTTGGACTTTCGCTCATTGACCTTGGCTTTATCAGGTTTAATGGCAATGCAAGAACTTTTAGTTTGAAAAATGTATCTGCTGTTTGGCCGGGGTTTGATACTACCAAGATTACAGGTTATGAACATGCAGATTCAGTATTTAGCTCAAAGCTTTATGGCGATGCTTACTTGTCGCGTAGTGGTAATGGATTTAATATGATTCTTCCTGCTGCTGCTTCATTTCAGGCTGACTGGAGTATAACACCAAAGTATTATCTCAATCTGGCAGTCGTTCAGAATATTCAGATTTTCGACAGGAGTGTAACACGTGCTTCACAAGTTTCTCTTACACCACGTTTTGAGACAAGAAGAATTGAGGTGAGTTTGCCAATGTCAATGTATCAGTACAACTTTTTCAGAGCAGGAATTGCTGTTAGATATAAATGGTTTGTTTTGGGTAGTGATAATCTTGGTTGGTGGCCCGGCTTGTATGAAATGAATGGTCTTGATTTTTATTTCGGATTCAAATACACAAGTGACATTTACGATAACATCCGATTTAAAAAAGGTAAAGGCGGTCATTGTCCGGCTTATAAGTAG